The genomic segment TTCAGTTTTAATCCTAGTGTCTTTTTGAGAGACTCTGATGAGGTCTAGGGAGTTTCATTTGGCTTTTAGGATTCTGGCAGGACTCACTAAATTGGTGAGCAAGTTTAAATTTGCCATAGTTCCATCGAAGGAAGGGTCATTAGTtccccatttttcatttttaaaagatgctgaGTGCACGGAGGTCAGCGTTCTACCATTGAAAGGCAAAACCATGTTACAGGCAAATCACATGCCCCTGTGGACCATGCCCTTTCAGGATTAGTTGCAACTGGAAGCGAAAGAAAAATGAACCATTTAAGCAGAAAAACCCACCTGAATGAAACCCAAGAACCACACTTTGTTTTATAACTGCTTTAGGGAATTCACATTTAATCAAAATTGAAGACGACAGCATTTTCCAGCAGAATTCTTGCATCTTTATCTCAGTTttagtgatttctttttaattagttgATGCTCCACAGAAATcctaaaatacttaaaacaactgggaaacagaaataaaaacggGAGTTGCAATTGCTTATGGCAGAATTGTGTTTGCTTCCTTGGTTTTGGGCAATTTTGCTAACAAGTAACCTGTAACCTACTTCTGAAGGCTACAAGTATGTAATTACTTGGTTAATTTTCATACTTCAGTTCATAATTCTAATTAGTTCTCCAACTAGTATTCCCTAGGCAATGTATAATCCTACCTCATCGTATTTGTGCTTCTTGCTATTTGGGATCTCtggttttcatttaaaagatggaaaacttAATTTGTGCCTCACATTCCTGTATTTTTATGCATTGTCATATGTTCATGCCAGGACagttagaatattttataatttaagacTCAAAGGGAACTGAGTGAAATGGCTGTCACTTTGATgcaatttcttttcattgtgatCATGAATATATTACAAATACTAACATAACCTGAACACACTTTGAATTGCTTCTTGAGGAGCACATAGAGGCCCAGTGGTGAGAAGTAAAGGGTTTGGAATCAGGCAGATACGAATTCAAATCATATCTCTACACTCATCTGGGCAAAGTTTTTAATCTGAGTCTAAACTCTTGATAAGGCACAGAACTGCCCTAAGGATTTAATGAGATGGATGAGGGTGTTTAGCACATATTTGCCCTGATACTTACTGTATCAGCGCTGTCCAAAGGGAGTATAATGCGAGCCATGTACGTAATTAAAAATCGTATAGTATACACCTTAAAGagtaaaaaatgatgaaataatatattttatttaacccaacatatgtaaaatattttcatttcaacatgcatagagattattgaaatatttaacttttctaaaaatactaagcctttcaaatacattttctcagAACATTTCAATTTGGATTAACTATATTTTAAGAGCTTCATAGCCagatgtggctagtggctactgtattggacagtgtaGCTCTAGATGGTCAATAAATTCTCATctcctttcttttgtattttagaatTAGTTTAAACCTGAGCCATGCAGCCGGTGGGGCAGCTGCTATGGAGAATCGGGAATGTGCACTCGTAGTTCCTAAATCTATTTAGCTGTGAGAAAAACCATTAGCACAGTGACTGGAAGAGTATAGGTACTCGTGGTTTGCTAAATTTTAATTGCCTTTAAACAGTatgattttaatatgaaaaaatgtatctCTTGATATTAAAAGTGGGCATTCGAATCAAATAGTGCtataaaaggcaaatgaaaaaaagtttgaaaagtaaaCCCACAGAGTGATCAAATTCAGTTGGTCTAAACTGGGAGGTTCTTATACCATTAAAGGGGGTCCATGAATGGACTTTGGGGGCATGTAAAGCCTCCACAATTATATGCAGTTTATTTAGGTGTTATTTATTATAACTGCTTTTTTCTATGGATAGAATCCATGGCTTCCATCAGATTCTAAAATGGGTCCAGGAAATAAAGTATACATGGCAGGAGAGGTAGAAAGACCTGCTGGTGATGGTGGATGCTCTGTTTACACGGAAGCTAGGGCTTCATGTCAGTGAGACCAGAAGCTGTGAATCACCTCACCACTGCTACCCAGGGAAATTGTCAACTCAACACCAGCTCAGAGCACCGGGAGGCACTTGGGAGCTCAGACTCATGGAAGAAGTGATGGATTCATGTTTTTTGCCTTATGCTCACTCTGGGGCATCCACTGGtgaaacacatttattaatatttttttggttGAAGACACAGGATTTAACGCATCTAAGTTAACTGGGCACATGAGGGCTTTTCTCCCCCGAGTACCAGGTAGTAAGAACTGTGGGACCAGGTATTGGGTTCTGAATGCAAGTCCCAGTTTGCTTATGAATGAGCTGCATTGCATTTCTTTGCCTCCTTGACTCCCCTGCTCATCGACAAAGTGATAATTCCTAAGATCTCTTCCAATTCCTTGTAGGAGTTATTTGGCTAAGTTAGATTTGGGAAACTTCATTTATTAATGCATTGCATGTTGTGACCGAGTATATCTGGATgatagtgattttaaaaataagttggacTCAAAGGATCTAGAATTGGATTTGAATGTATTTTCCTATTTACCTCCACTTTTTCCTAAGTGCACAGGCTGACCCCCAAATACAGAGGCACACAGGGAACCCTGATTATAAACTCCTCTCCTTGACCCCAATATCCTATGACTGTTTAGGTTAAAGCCCTTTGTTCTTGCAACCATATACACACCCCTCTGGCCTTTAATGAGAACACACAAGGGGAGAAAAGCTATATCTCCAAATAAACTCACTGCTTTTATATGATTTGCAGCAATTAATAATTCATCTGCCTGGTGTTTTTTTTCACTGTGAAACATTAACTAGGGAGACAGGGTATGAGGTAAGAGTGCTAGGGATGGGGAGCTTCTCCTGGGAGGTGAGGATCCAATTCTGTTGAAAGTTGAACTTGCAGAGTATTGGAAAGCTGAGGCCCTAATAGTATACTCTTTGCAAAGATTTCACCTTGGAGGGCTGATTAGAATAATGTGCAGATGTAATTATCTTAACAATGCCTGGTTCTAGAAGAGGTAATGAACAGATAATAATGAGGAATAAgtatttcagtgttttattttcattaagttGTTTTATTACAAGTGTACCTACTAATTAGTCTCAAGATTCTGGCCCCGAAGGAGGGATTTTGGTTTCAGCAGGGTCTGTGGGAGGAATCTATGTCTGATATGCCTAAAACGCCTGGTCATTTCAATCAAAATTTCAGTCATATCAGTGAGTAAACCAGATATATAGCATCATGGCAAATGAAAATGACACCCTTCCTAatcctatctttatttttttcagtaggtATTACAGCTGAAATTGGTGTAAACATTACAGTCAGGAAGCAATTTGTAGCAAATTCATTATTTAGGATCCTGGTGGTGGTTGTAGTCTGAAAGATAGCAGTTTTGAAGCCCACCCACTTTAGTGGCTACTGTTACTCTACAAAAATATTGCCTGATTTGCAGATATACCTCAGAAATGGAAAGCTGGACCTAGCCACCCAGAGTTGTTATAGTTATTACTGACAGGAAGGAATGGTTGCAATAAACCAAAGAGATTTCATTGTAAATATGACCCTGATTGATAAACTTGCTCATAGCTATTCTTGTTTATAGGGTATTGGGCCAGGTTGAAGCTTTCTGTAAGACAGGCAGTCAGAATACAGGATCGTATGGTACATTTGATTCCTTATTCTTTGCTGTTAGGCCTTGGTTTTATATCTGTCATTGGGCTCAAGGCTGAATGAAGGCATCAGATGGTCTGAAAGACTTAAATCCTTCCAAAGTAGCAGATAATagaaacaagggaaaaaaatgaacactgcaaaaagcttttattttataggCACCACTGCAAAATGAGGAATCACGTCAAAACgtatcaaatagaaaataatttattttaacttccatttaatgtttttaactAATCATGATTTCATGAAGCCGCTTGTATAAGTCTGTACCTTCAAATCTACAAAAGCAAAGGTTTATCACAATGAGCACTTAAAATTCCACAAACCGTCTCCATCCACAACTTTCTGTACATGCAAATTCTTTCAACTGGCTGCAATATTTGCAAACATGCTTTAAACTTCCATAACACTCCATGATATTTTGCTTTCTGTTCAAACCTTTACACTTTCTTGGGAACCTTAACCagaaaaatgtttacatatatatgccAACTCTAAACACTGCTGGTTTGGTTATGTGTATTAAGTCATTAATCACAGAGTTTGGTAGCTTTGAATGGAAACCTTGAcctaaacaatatattaatattaatggtcGCTCATATGAAACACATTCAGTGaagtaatattataaaatagggttccattaaaaatacatactggCAGTTGCATTTGTGTTTTAGGCAGGAAAAAAAAGcgtgtttaacttttttttttaatatgaatatagTTTAAACAAATTATTCTGTGAAAGTATGCTTAATAAAAgatctttttgaaatttaaacaCTTTATGTAAAAGGGTACAGGTAAAAAAGTACAATTGCTATTTGAAAAAAAGCTCTGTTTGTTAATATTGCCTTCCGAGATAAGTAAGGGtgtttttcccccctccccttaAAATAGACCTATGACACCCGGAGTTGTAGGGTGTGTAAATTTGGACTATAAACATGATGACCGTATTTATCTTATATACAAAAACTTGCCGCATTGAACGAGGCAGGAATTTCTACCCCAACGGTAGTGGTCTCTTTTATGTACATAACGCAGAAGTGGAAATTATACAGTAGTCACCGATAAGAACGAATTGTATACTCTAGTGCCGTCTGGTGACTTTGTGCCGTGGGTTAAGAGTTCTTGGATCGTCATCCAGTTATCGAGGATCTTTTTATTCCTCTTCTTCATCATCTTTTTGTGGCTCAGTTCGAGGATGTTCATCTCCTTCCTGTCGTCGGCCGCCTGCTGCTCCTTCAGACAATCCAACCTGCTCTGCAGCATGAACTCGCGCCGCCGCCTCTGCTCTTTGGCCTTCACCAGGTGCTGCTTCCGCTCCTCCTTGCTCCAGTAGCGCCCCATCTTCATCTCGCTCACCGCGTCGTCGTCGGTGGTCATGCCGCTGCGCTCCTCGCGGATCTTGAGGGCGCGCTCCCGCAGCAGGCGGTCGCGCACCGGCCGCTTGGTGATGTAGCGCGTGCCGTCGCTGCGGATCTTCACCTTCCACTCCATGCGCGGCGGCTCCGACGGGCTGGAGGAGGTCAGGTCCTTGCACATGCTCACCAGGCTCATCTGGCTCTGCGCGTACTCCACGGCCGACTTCTGCTGGATCAGCTGCATGTAGCTCTGGTAGTGCTGGGCATGCGCCGGGATGTGCGCGTGCTTGTACGGGGAGTGGTGCAAGGTGGGCAGGTAGGCACCGCCCAGCTTCGGGCTGGGCGTGGGGCTCCTGCTCCCGTCGCTGCCTCTCCTCTCTTTGTTCTCCAGGGACTGGCCGGGGTCCAGCTCCTGGGGCGATGGGCTGTAGGTAGGGGTGCCCACTTCGGGGTCTTCCGTGATGGACAGCAGGTTCTTTGGGGATGGCCCGTAAGCTTCCGTGGTCCCCACGGCCCCTTCGCCTCCCGGGCAGCTGATGCCCTCGGCCACTCGCCTCAAGGAGTTGTCGGGGGAGATCTCCAAGGTGAGCGGGGTGCTCCGGCAGCTCTCGCCCGTGTTGTAGGCGCTGGAGCTGTCCTTGTCGGACTTCTCCGGGAGCTCGGTGATGTCCGAGAGCTCGTGCCTGCGCACGTCGATGCTGGTGTTGTAGTTGCGGAAGCCGCTGTTGTGCAGCATCCAGGACTCGCGGTACTGCTCGCGCAGCTGCTGCATCTTGTGGGCGCGCACGATGCTCAGGCACTCCAGCTCGATGCTGCGCAGCTCCTCGTTCAGCAGCTCCAGCTCCTTGTCCACGCTCTCGGGGTCGCTCTTGCCGGCGTCCAGGGGGCCGCTGGGGTAGTACAGGCTGTAGGGGGCGGCGCTCTTCACCTGGCACTTGAGCTCCAGGAGCTCGCGGAAGCGCTCGCACTCGTCCACCGGGATCCCCAGGCAGTCGGCGTCGGTGCAGTCGGCCGAGATGAAGGACTCATTGCTGAAGGGCAGGTCTCCACTGCCCAGGGTGTCCTGGCTGCACGTGAGCTTCCTCTGCCCCGCCAGCGGGTTGGAGGACGCGGTGGCGTCATCGCCGTTGTTCTCCTGCTCCGAGCTCTCGTCGTTGCGTGTGCTCTCGTCGGTCCGCCCCACACCGCTGTCCTTCTCGTGCTGGTTGGACAAGATGGTGGCTGTGTCTGTGGTCCCACCGTCTTCCTCATGCTTCTTCTACACAACAGAAAACCATAAGAACAAAAGGTCACAGGGAGGAAGGCCTCACAGGTACCCGTGTTCGACCTTTCTTTGCAGTGTTTCCTGATAGGGTAGGCTTTACCTTTCTAAGGCTGAGATGCAGCATCTCATTAGGACTAGGTCAAGGGGCTGGGAATTAGCTACACCTCCCTCCGTCTATCTGGGCAACCTAACCTGGGAGAGTCACttatcctcagttttctcatctgtaaaatggggatgataatagaaTCATTCACTGAGGTAAAGTGACTAACTATTAAATGAACCAGTTCATGGGTAGGAGGATGCATAAAGGGCCTTAACTCCTGTAGGACTCAATAAGTGGGTTGTTAATGACTCTGACAATGGTAGGAGGGTGCTATAGAACTCTAAGCAGCTCCGGTTAAACAAAGCGGATTGCTTTTGCTTTCCAAAGCAAGACTTTATTTTCTCCAGCTCTATGTAATGCTGGCACATGTGTTTTCCCAACAAATATCAAAAGGTCAGCTATGCCTTGGCATTTTTGCTCAGCTTTAAAAGCTTGGTTAGGGAGAGTGTCGGCTTGCATTTCACTCGTGCTCAAATAGAAAAGCACTTAGGCTGATTTTTTGCTGTCTTCTAGGTGGGTGGGCTTCTCGCAGTCTTTAGCATCCCGAAGGGAGATGGGGGGAGCAGATGTTGCTCCAGCTCAGCAGGGCGAAGGGTCGGGGTGGCCACGGGTGCTACCTGCTGGAGCACGTTCGCCGTGAACTGCATGGCCTGGTGGTGCTGCTCCTCAAGCATGTCCATGTGCAGGTCGTCCAGGAAGTCGTTCCTGTCATCGTCCATCCAGCCCTCGTCCAGCTGGGCGTGTGGGGGGAGGGAGACACATGCCTCAGAACAgactttgtttccctttttatttttttaaagaaaggacatTACCTTGGGGAAAACTATTTCTAGGGCTCACTCCAGGAGTCATCAAAATGCAACGTGCCCAATGTTTTGCTGCAGGTCACATCCTCACATTAGAGACCTCCGACCTTATGCCATGTTTGGGGAAGTTTCTagtatctgtgattttttttgtggggtaaaACTCCTTCATCCACATCAGCTGCTTTCAGTACAGCAGGCTGCCTGTGTAGGAGGGTCAGGTAGGTCTAGCTGTGCCTCTGCTTGCTGGCTCCCACGTGTTTAGCAGGCCCCAAAGAGAAACAATTTTTAGTGGAAAGAGTTCTTTTTGACAAAGCAAGTAGCTTTACTAACTAGCTGTTTGGCTTGGGCAAGGAAATCAGTTTCATCAGGGCTTTATCCATCTTGCCCAAAAAACAGCAGACTATTCAGGGattggccaaatccagcctgttgtctgtttttgttaaaagaacaacaacaacagcttaattggaacacaaccatgcccattcttttacatattgtctatggctgcttttgcactacagtAGCAGCATCTAGCAGTGGTGACAGAGGCTGCATGGCCACCCAAGTCAAACATTTATGATCTGGCCCCTTAAGAAAAAGTCGGTGACCCTGGATGAGATCATTGCTGAAGTTCCCTTCAAGCTCATGAAGCCACCACCTGTGGTGAGTCAGACACCCTTTAAGTCACTGTCTCTAGATTATTTTTCACTTGGGTTTCACACCTAAAGAGATCTACTGCCCCAGACATTTCCCTAGAGCCACTCTAAGTAGATAAAGAGTGCTACCTAGTATGAGTTCCTGATCCCCTCCATTGAAGGAGTTATTGTAACATGGTGGTTTCTGAATCAGATTACCTGGGCCTGAGTCTCTCTTCATCATATTCCTTCTAGGTCTTTCTGGGTAACTTTCACACCTCTGGGAACTTCAGTCTCCTAGGAAGGCTTACCCTATGGATAAAGTACTCTGTACAGGGCCTGGCCCTTATTAGGTGGTCACAAAGTGTTGTTATTTatcatcaatttttctttaatttttgaaagaacaATTTCTAATTTCCCACCTTGTCTTACTATAAACAGAACCTGCACTGATCAAGGCTGGAATATCTGTCAGGCCCTGGCAAGTCAAACATCTTGATGGTCACGGCCCTGGCTGTGTTTcctatttcattgttttctttccttttccgtCCTTAGGATCCCTGCATTGGTGAACCTGGCGGGCCTGCAGTATAGACGCCACAGTGTCAGCACCAAACTTAAATGGTTAAATCATGAAGTAGATTTTAAGTGACAGCAAGTTTGATCACCTTCCCAGGGTACAAAGCACCTTCAAGCTCAGAGTCAATATTCAGGTGCTGTTTTACAGGGCTGGGGACTTGGGGTTCTGATTTGAGAACTACAGACCCAGGTTCATCTGCAGGAAGTCCACTCACCTGGAGTTCAGGCCTTGCAATCAGCAGTGAAAAGTTCTTATTTTCTTCACTGGTTAGAAGAGCCACAGCCTCTTCACGGTTCTGTACCTCTATcccatttatctttaaaaaaaagtgggaGTGGGTAGAAAATAGCATGATGGGGTTGTGCGAAATCATTCCATATTGTTTAGGCCTGTGTCTGTCATCTACTCATAGCTGGAACACAGAACTTCCATGGAGCTTCAAAAGAATGCTGATTCGAGGAAGGAAAGGCCTCGCTCAAACCAATGCAGCTTCCCTGGTCTACGGCAAAGCCTCTATGGGTGCAGTGCATGAGGCAACTGTGAGGTGGAGGCTGTGTGAACAGAAAGGGCCGGAACCCCAGAAGACGGCACTGAGAAAAATCACAGTGTTGTGCAGAGAGAACATCTAAGCAATTTAATCAGACACAATAGTATAAATGGGATATGCTAAAGCAATTATTATGACGTTTTTGGATAATATAAAAGGCAGGAACATGTCTGAGATGAACATGATGGAAGTTGAGGGGGGAAAAAGGGATAGAATTATACCTGGTGTTTTGTGTGCCCAGTTTGATACTTTTAACTTCTTTAGGCCAGACAGATGCTCACTCTAACACCTCATAACCCTCTTGCTGGGTATGTCCTGGTGACTTTGAGTGCTGCTAGTCTGGAGGTCTTAGTCCTGGGGAGATGCCTCCCCGAGGGGGACAGAGAGATGGTCCCACTGAGGAGGAGTCACGTGGAAGGCTCGGCTTCCCCATGTCACTGAACCAACAAGTAGCAAAAGAGGTGACTCTACTGGCTGGAGTGATTGATCCAGGGGACATGGGGTTGCTGTGACACAGTGGAGGCAAAGAGGACTATGTCTGGAACCCAGGGATTCCCTGGGGCACCTGAGTACCTCCCTTCTCAATAGTGAAGGGTAATGGAAAACTCCAGCAACCCTGAGGATCCTGACCCTTCAGGGGTGAAGGTTTGGGCCACTGCCTCAGAACCTCAGCTGCCTGAACCCCAAGCAGCTGAGGGTTCTGGCTCAAGGCTGGAGAAGCACAGGATAAGCAGcagaagaaggaaatcaaaatgagTCATGGTGAGGTACgtaatgagaaaaacaaacatggTGGGGACTAGGAATGAGAAGAGGTAGAGAGCTAAACCTTGTGGATACAATGAAGCCAAGAATCTGTTTCTGTGAGATTAAAAAAGGTTGTagctaaaagagaaagaaagagcctCATTTGGACTACAAGGAACAACATGGCTTAAGGTACAGGTACCCTTCAAAGTGGTTCCAGAATGGTAAATGTTGagtcatgaaatttaaaaaactccTCAATCAATTTTGCTAAATTTGCCAAATATGTTCCCATTTTAAGGACAAGATACACCATctttcagagaaatttaaaatgacagttATTCTGGTTCATAACTTGCCAATTGTTGGCCTGATTTGTCCCACTGATAGAATGTCTTTGGCCCaaacagaattaaagaaaacGAGGTGTGAACTTGCTTATATTCTGCAAGGTCCTTTTCAGTGGGGGCATCTTGTCTCCAATTTTTCTCAGTCCCTACCATTCCCTGTTGCATCTCATTCTAATTTAACCTGTCCGGCCTCACTATACATCTGAGTTTGTGATCCCTCTTCTTTAACGGCTCCTGCATTTTCGACCCTAGAGCTATTGTTAGAACCTGTTTGGTCTTCAGTGATAGGCTCGTGGTTGGAAGCGGACCTACCTGGATAATGCGGTCTCCTTCTCGGATGCGCCCATCCTTGGCTGCAATGCTGTTAGGGTCGATCTGAAACACATGTCGAACATCTCAGCACAAACCCAGACAGGCATGAAAATAAACAACAGCACTTTCCAAAGCCATACTCTAACACATAGTCATGTTCGTTCCCTGTGTTTGTTTTGCACAGAAATAAACAAGACTTAGTGTCGTGCAAGGACAGACACTAACGTGTTGGTCTGCTTCCAAGCCTTTGCAGGGCCTGTTCGTGCATCCTGCATGGCAAACCTGTCACACAGCCGTGCACAGGCTCTGCCGCCGACCTGAGGGGGCTGAAGAGGCGCGGCTGACTTTTCTTGCACACACAGTAATTAAATCAATGATGTAGAACAGGTTAATTAACAAGTACCCTTCATTATGTTGACTGGCAACCATACCTTGATTATTTTATACCAAATGCTTGtattaaattttggaaaataactttaaaatgaaatataattgagAGAAGTGGGACTGAGAAGAGGGGGATGCCCCCAAATGCAGTAATTTTGGGTCAGCTCAAGTTTGGTGGACGACATACATCCAAAAGGATAATTATTAAGCCTGGTAGTTCATCCTGTAGAGACAGATTTTATTTCCTGACAAAACTGGGTGTCTGTACGTGCAAGGATGGGTGTGCATGGCAGTTTCCATATTGAAAACCAATTGCTTTGCATTATTTTCTCTAGGAAGACCAAACAGCTTCCAACGTT from the Eulemur rufifrons isolate Redbay chromosome 7, OSU_ERuf_1, whole genome shotgun sequence genome contains:
- the PDZRN3 gene encoding E3 ubiquitin-protein ligase PDZRN3 isoform X3; the protein is MGCSLCSLQKQEEQYKLLYEVCQVNGKDLSRATHDQAVEAFKTAKEPIVVQVLRRTPRTKMFTPPSESQLVDTGTQTDITFEHIMALTKMSSPSPPVLNPYLLPEEHPSAHEYYDPNDYIGDIHQEMDREELELEEVDLYRMNSQDKLGLTVCYRTDDEDDIGIYISEIDPNSIAAKDGRIREGDRIIQINGIEVQNREEAVALLTSEENKNFSLLIARPELQLDEGWMDDDRNDFLDDLHMDMLEEQHHQAMQFTANVLQQKKHEEDGGTTDTATILSNQHEKDSGVGRTDESTRNDESSEQENNGDDATASSNPLAGQRKLTCSQDTLGSGDLPFSNESFISADCTDADCLGIPVDECERFRELLELKCQVKSAAPYSLYYPSGPLDAGKSDPESVDKELELLNEELRSIELECLSIVRAHKMQQLREQYRESWMLHNSGFRNYNTSIDVRRHELSDITELPEKSDKDSSSAYNTGESCRSTPLTLEISPDNSLRRVAEGISCPGGEGAVGTTEAYGPSPKNLLSITEDPEVGTPTYSPSPQELDPGQSLENKERRGSDGSRSPTPSPKLGGAYLPTLHHSPYKHAHIPAHAQHYQSYMQLIQQKSAVEYAQSQMSLVSMCKDLTSSSPSEPPRMEWKVKIRSDGTRYITKRPVRDRLLRERALKIREERSGMTTDDDAVSEMKMGRYWSKEERKQHLVKAKEQRRRREFMLQSRLDCLKEQQAADDRKEMNILELSHKKMMKKRNKKILDNWMTIQELLTHGTKSPDGTRVYNSFLSVTTV
- the PDZRN3 gene encoding E3 ubiquitin-protein ligase PDZRN3 isoform X2, encoding MKHKRMILLFSKFSPLCKPHGGRWYLVNGKDLSRATHDQAVEAFKTAKEPIVVQVLRRTPRTKMFTPPSESQLVDTGTQTDITFEHIMALTKMSSPSPPVLNPYLLPEEHPSAHEYYDPNDYIGDIHQEMDREELELEEVDLYRMNSQDKLGLTVCYRTDDEDDIGIYISEIDPNSIAAKDGRIREGDRIIQINGIEVQNREEAVALLTSEENKNFSLLIARPELQLDEGWMDDDRNDFLDDLHMDMLEEQHHQAMQFTANVLQQKKHEEDGGTTDTATILSNQHEKDSGVGRTDESTRNDESSEQENNGDDATASSNPLAGQRKLTCSQDTLGSGDLPFSNESFISADCTDADCLGIPVDECERFRELLELKCQVKSAAPYSLYYPSGPLDAGKSDPESVDKELELLNEELRSIELECLSIVRAHKMQQLREQYRESWMLHNSGFRNYNTSIDVRRHELSDITELPEKSDKDSSSAYNTGESCRSTPLTLEISPDNSLRRVAEGISCPGGEGAVGTTEAYGPSPKNLLSITEDPEVGTPTYSPSPQELDPGQSLENKERRGSDGSRSPTPSPKLGGAYLPTLHHSPYKHAHIPAHAQHYQSYMQLIQQKSAVEYAQSQMSLVSMCKDLTSSSPSEPPRMEWKVKIRSDGTRYITKRPVRDRLLRERALKIREERSGMTTDDDAVSEMKMGRYWSKEERKQHLVKAKEQRRRREFMLQSRLDCLKEQQAADDRKEMNILELSHKKMMKKRNKKILDNWMTIQELLTHGTKSPDGTRVYNSFLSVTTV
- the PDZRN3 gene encoding E3 ubiquitin-protein ligase PDZRN3 isoform X1, with the translated sequence MGFELDRFDGDVDPDLKCALCHKVLEDPLTTPCGHVFCAGCVLPWVVQEGSCPARCRGRLSAKELNHVLPLKRLILKLDIKCAHAARGCGRVVKLQQLPEHLERCDFAPARCRHAGCGQVLLRRDVEAHMRDACDARPVGRCQEGCGLPLTHGEQRAGGHCCARALRAHNGALQARLGALHKALKKEALRAGKREKSLVAQLAAAQLELQMTALRYQKKFTEYSARLDSLSRCMAAPPGGKGEETKSLTLVLHRDSGSLGFNIIGGRPSVDNQDGSSSEGIFVSKIVDSGPAAKEGGLQIHDRIIEVNGKDLSRATHDQAVEAFKTAKEPIVVQVLRRTPRTKMFTPPSESQLVDTGTQTDITFEHIMALTKMSSPSPPVLNPYLLPEEHPSAHEYYDPNDYIGDIHQEMDREELELEEVDLYRMNSQDKLGLTVCYRTDDEDDIGIYISEIDPNSIAAKDGRIREGDRIIQINGIEVQNREEAVALLTSEENKNFSLLIARPELQLDEGWMDDDRNDFLDDLHMDMLEEQHHQAMQFTANVLQQKKHEEDGGTTDTATILSNQHEKDSGVGRTDESTRNDESSEQENNGDDATASSNPLAGQRKLTCSQDTLGSGDLPFSNESFISADCTDADCLGIPVDECERFRELLELKCQVKSAAPYSLYYPSGPLDAGKSDPESVDKELELLNEELRSIELECLSIVRAHKMQQLREQYRESWMLHNSGFRNYNTSIDVRRHELSDITELPEKSDKDSSSAYNTGESCRSTPLTLEISPDNSLRRVAEGISCPGGEGAVGTTEAYGPSPKNLLSITEDPEVGTPTYSPSPQELDPGQSLENKERRGSDGSRSPTPSPKLGGAYLPTLHHSPYKHAHIPAHAQHYQSYMQLIQQKSAVEYAQSQMSLVSMCKDLTSSSPSEPPRMEWKVKIRSDGTRYITKRPVRDRLLRERALKIREERSGMTTDDDAVSEMKMGRYWSKEERKQHLVKAKEQRRRREFMLQSRLDCLKEQQAADDRKEMNILELSHKKMMKKRNKKILDNWMTIQELLTHGTKSPDGTRVYNSFLSVTTV